The Halanaerobium praevalens DSM 2228 genome contains a region encoding:
- the dhaK gene encoding dihydroxyacetone kinase subunit DhaK → MKKKLINNPEQVVEEMIEGIVMATPDKLKKLDDYNIVVRKDKKEGKVALVSGGGSGHEPAHAGYVGAGMLDAAVAGDVFTSPTPDAVFEAIKAVDTGNGVLLVVKNYTGDIMNFEMAAEMAEAEGIEVDHVVVNDDVAVEDSLYTTGRRGVAGTIFVHKIAGAKAAAGADLAEVKATAEKVIDNVRTKGMALYPCRVPAADESTFSLAEDEIELGIGIHGEPGTERTELMEADQIVEELLNSVLEDLPYAEGDNVALMINGMGGTPLMELFLANRKANQMLQDKGIKIEKTFVGEYMTSLEMAGVSITLLKLDAELKELLAAATEIQIMK, encoded by the coding sequence ATGAAGAAAAAATTAATTAATAATCCAGAACAGGTAGTAGAAGAGATGATTGAAGGAATAGTAATGGCCACTCCAGATAAACTGAAAAAATTAGATGATTATAATATTGTAGTTCGCAAAGATAAAAAAGAAGGAAAAGTTGCTTTAGTAAGTGGTGGAGGTAGTGGACATGAACCAGCTCATGCTGGTTATGTTGGTGCAGGTATGCTTGATGCTGCTGTTGCAGGTGATGTTTTTACATCTCCAACTCCAGATGCTGTTTTTGAAGCTATTAAAGCTGTTGATACAGGTAATGGTGTTTTATTAGTTGTTAAAAATTATACTGGTGATATTATGAATTTTGAAATGGCTGCAGAAATGGCAGAAGCTGAAGGTATAGAAGTTGACCATGTTGTTGTTAATGATGATGTAGCAGTAGAAGATAGTTTGTATACTACTGGTCGCCGTGGAGTAGCAGGTACTATATTTGTGCATAAAATTGCTGGAGCCAAAGCTGCAGCAGGGGCGGATTTAGCTGAAGTCAAGGCAACTGCCGAAAAAGTGATAGATAATGTTAGAACTAAGGGAATGGCTCTTTATCCTTGCCGAGTTCCAGCTGCAGATGAGTCCACTTTTAGTTTAGCTGAAGATGAAATAGAATTAGGAATTGGAATTCACGGAGAGCCAGGAACAGAAAGAACGGAATTAATGGAAGCAGATCAAATTGTAGAAGAATTATTAAATAGTGTTTTAGAGGATTTACCTTATGCTGAGGGAGATAATGTGGCCCTAATGATTAATGGTATGGGAGGAACTCCTTTAATGGAACTATTTCTTGCTAATAGAAAAGCTAATCAAATGCTGCAGGATAAAGGAATTAAGATTGAAAAAACTTTTGTGGGAGAATATATGACTTCTTTAGAAATGGCAGGAGTTTCAATTACTTTATTGAAACTAGATGCTGAATTAAAAGAATTACTTGCAGCAGCAACTGAAATCCAAATTATGAAATAA
- the phnD gene encoding phosphate/phosphite/phosphonate ABC transporter substrate-binding protein, with protein MEILKTFNLISFIFGIIISSLLFLSINYFKAEKNKAEEKDLKHQNDFQKSENKKEHANKLLNLSQEISFKSQDLIWLINENNKKAAELVKRFENISGSVENNAAAAEEISATIEELSSSSNIIKEEMTKLEAIAQNLVLDSEKNKNWIQESNNTLLEIAKNVKKSGDSIGSVEKAVEKANQLLAGIIQITDQINLLALNASIEAARAGDAGRGFNIVAGEIKSLSEETETLTAEIRRAINDINLEIKNTDQIIENGLENIEGVEELAGKSIESFSLMNEKLHKVMDSVSKLSESTDNQASATEQTTEAVESMTQEFINISENIAEVDKNIKDQKDNSKTILDYSENLNTVSYKLHKISVANKTSEMLIFGVNPFTKPERIEELYVPIITKLAKKIGKKAKTIIVADYEELGKYIKNDLIDIGWFSPMAYVTAKRKTNIIPLVTPLIEGKASYQGYIFSRRDSKYNSLKDLKNSNFAFVDPLSTSGYVYPKQMLKEVGIRVPNDLQKQEFMGNHDNVIKAVLNSEVDAGATYNEAWERAAQTFNLNKLEILAKTDPIPKDVIAARSGLEQEILTAAKTIFLEADKEIKSTLNKTNITGFTASDDQKFDIIRKYSS; from the coding sequence ATGGAAATATTAAAAACTTTTAATTTAATTAGTTTTATTTTTGGAATTATTATCTCATCTTTATTATTTTTAAGTATTAATTATTTTAAAGCAGAAAAAAACAAAGCTGAAGAAAAAGATCTTAAGCATCAAAATGATTTTCAAAAAAGTGAAAATAAAAAAGAACATGCCAATAAATTATTAAATTTGTCCCAAGAAATTTCTTTTAAATCTCAAGATTTAATTTGGTTAATTAATGAAAACAATAAAAAAGCAGCTGAATTAGTTAAGAGGTTTGAAAATATATCTGGTTCAGTTGAGAATAATGCAGCTGCAGCTGAAGAAATTTCAGCTACAATTGAAGAACTTTCTTCTTCTTCTAATATTATTAAAGAAGAAATGACTAAATTAGAAGCAATAGCTCAAAACTTAGTTTTAGATTCAGAAAAAAATAAAAATTGGATTCAAGAATCAAACAATACTTTGCTTGAAATAGCAAAAAATGTTAAAAAATCTGGAGATTCTATTGGTAGTGTAGAAAAAGCAGTTGAAAAGGCAAATCAACTCTTAGCAGGGATTATTCAAATAACTGATCAAATAAATTTATTAGCTTTAAATGCTTCAATTGAAGCTGCTAGAGCAGGTGATGCTGGTCGAGGTTTTAATATAGTTGCAGGAGAAATAAAAAGTCTTTCTGAAGAAACTGAAACTTTAACTGCAGAAATTAGAAGAGCAATTAATGATATAAATTTAGAAATTAAAAATACTGATCAAATAATTGAAAATGGACTTGAAAATATTGAAGGAGTAGAAGAATTAGCTGGTAAGTCAATTGAATCTTTTAGTTTAATGAATGAAAAACTACATAAAGTTATGGATTCAGTCTCAAAATTATCTGAGAGTACTGATAATCAAGCTTCAGCAACTGAACAAACAACTGAAGCTGTTGAATCAATGACCCAAGAATTTATCAATATTTCTGAAAATATTGCAGAAGTAGATAAAAATATAAAAGATCAAAAAGATAATTCTAAGACAATACTAGATTATTCTGAAAATTTAAATACAGTTTCTTATAAACTGCATAAAATTTCAGTAGCAAATAAGACTAGTGAAATGTTGATTTTTGGAGTTAATCCTTTTACTAAACCTGAAAGAATTGAAGAATTATATGTACCAATTATTACTAAATTAGCTAAAAAAATTGGCAAAAAGGCTAAAACAATTATAGTTGCTGATTATGAAGAATTAGGTAAGTATATAAAAAATGATTTAATTGATATAGGTTGGTTTTCGCCAATGGCTTATGTAACAGCTAAGAGAAAAACTAATATAATTCCTTTAGTAACTCCTTTAATTGAAGGTAAAGCTAGTTATCAAGGTTATATTTTTAGCCGCAGAGATAGTAAATATAATAGTTTAAAAGATTTAAAAAATAGCAACTTTGCTTTTGTAGACCCATTATCAACTTCTGGTTATGTTTATCCAAAGCAGATGTTAAAAGAAGTAGGGATTAGGGTACCAAATGATCTGCAAAAACAAGAATTTATGGGGAATCATGATAATGTGATTAAAGCAGTTTTAAATTCTGAAGTTGATGCTGGAGCAACTTATAATGAAGCTTGGGAAAGGGCTGCCCAAACTTTTAATTTAAACAAATTAGAGATTTTAGCAAAAACTGATCCGATTCCAAAAGATGTCATTGCAGCGAGATCAGGACTGGAGCAAGAAATTTTAACTGCAGCTAAAACTATTTTCTTAGAAGCAGATAAGGAAATAAAATCTACTTTAAATAAAACAAATATTACTGGTTTTACAGCAAGTGATGATCAGAAATTTGATATTATTAGAAAATATAGCAGCTAA
- a CDS encoding NAD(P)/FAD-dependent oxidoreductase, translated as MIKIKKDVVVIGGGPAGLAAAAQVYDNGIKDVMILERDFELGGILPQCIHNGFGLHHFGEELTGPEYSQRFENDVEARDIEVKLDTMVLDVTADKKVFAMNKDQGAMEIQAKAVILAMGCRERTAGALGIPGTRPAGVLTAGTAQRFTNIEGFVPGKKVVILGSGDIGLIMARRMRLEGADVKAVCEILPYTGGLTRNVVQCLEDYDIPLKLKHTVTRIIGNDRLEAVEITEVDDQMNPIPETSEIVEADTLLLSVGLIPENELSKKANVSLDDRTGGPIVNEGRETNIDGIFACGNVLHVHDLVDWVTEESQIAGDWAAKYIKEEYQRADQKIAVKAGKNVAYVIPQSIELESESRKRIPLYMRVSTPLTAVDIELYADGKELYSFTEPFAKPGEMISVPLAQKTLDDLEGVSEIRVDIIEKEAE; from the coding sequence ATGATTAAAATTAAAAAAGATGTAGTAGTTATTGGTGGAGGTCCTGCTGGTTTAGCTGCAGCTGCTCAGGTTTATGATAATGGAATTAAAGATGTCATGATTTTAGAGCGTGATTTTGAATTAGGGGGAATTTTACCACAGTGTATTCATAATGGTTTTGGACTTCATCATTTTGGGGAAGAATTAACTGGCCCAGAATATTCTCAAAGATTTGAAAATGATGTAGAAGCAAGAGATATAGAGGTAAAGCTTGATACAATGGTACTTGATGTTACAGCAGATAAAAAAGTTTTTGCAATGAATAAAGATCAAGGTGCAATGGAGATTCAGGCAAAAGCTGTAATTTTAGCAATGGGATGTCGGGAAAGAACAGCTGGTGCTTTAGGAATTCCGGGGACTAGACCAGCTGGAGTTTTAACTGCAGGAACTGCTCAAAGATTTACTAATATTGAAGGATTTGTACCTGGTAAAAAAGTAGTTATTTTAGGTTCTGGAGATATTGGTTTAATTATGGCCAGAAGGATGAGATTAGAAGGGGCAGATGTAAAAGCAGTATGTGAAATTTTACCATATACAGGTGGTTTAACTAGAAATGTAGTTCAGTGTTTAGAAGATTACGATATTCCTTTAAAGTTAAAGCATACAGTAACTAGAATTATTGGTAATGATAGACTAGAAGCTGTAGAAATAACAGAAGTTGATGATCAGATGAATCCGATTCCTGAAACTTCGGAAATCGTAGAAGCTGACACCTTATTACTTTCAGTTGGTTTGATACCAGAAAATGAATTATCTAAAAAAGCCAATGTTAGTTTAGATGATCGAACAGGTGGTCCGATAGTAAATGAAGGTCGGGAAACAAATATTGATGGTATTTTTGCTTGTGGTAATGTATTACATGTGCATGATTTAGTTGACTGGGTGACTGAAGAATCACAAATTGCTGGTGACTGGGCAGCAAAATATATTAAAGAAGAATATCAAAGAGCAGATCAAAAAATAGCAGTTAAGGCAGGGAAAAATGTTGCTTATGTAATTCCTCAAAGTATTGAATTAGAGTCTGAAAGTAGAAAAAGAATACCTTTATATATGAGAGTTAGTACTCCTTTGACAGCTGTTGACATTGAGTTATATGCTGATGGAAAAGAACTTTATTCATTTACAGAGCCTTTTGCTAAACCTGGTGAAATGATTAGTGTTCCTCTAGCTCAAAAAACACTTGATGATTTAGAAGGCGTTAGTGAAATAAGGGTTGATATTATAGAAAAGGAGGCTGAATAA
- the alr gene encoding alanine racemase produces the protein MEQELERPAWLEIKMKALAKNYKFIRSKLNKKTKIAAVVKADAYGHGAVKIAKKLVCLGTEYLCVGSPEEGIELRNAGLEVPILVLAEVLPAQYQSILAGDLIQTAASRETLFALNKFAAKNNKKIKIHLKCDTGMGRIGFLPEELFEVYKLALSLDNLKLEGIFSHLARADETEKEFSNKQLARFDCALNKIKKSNFKLPLIHIANSAAVIDLKATYLDLVRPGIILYGLLPSAELKEESFLEPILEFKTKIVQLRELPPASTISYGSTYKTEASEKLAVLPIGYKDGYPRLLSNQGEVLIRGQRAPIRGKVCMGQTIVSVEEIENAAIGDEVVLIGKQGTAEITAAEIAKLASTISYEIVCNLDRNLKKIYLEDQ, from the coding sequence ATGGAGCAAGAATTAGAAAGACCAGCTTGGCTTGAAATTAAAATGAAGGCTCTAGCAAAAAATTATAAATTTATTCGGAGTAAATTAAATAAAAAAACTAAAATTGCAGCTGTTGTAAAAGCAGATGCTTATGGACATGGCGCTGTTAAAATAGCTAAAAAGTTAGTTTGTTTAGGCACAGAATATTTATGTGTTGGTAGTCCAGAAGAAGGGATTGAGCTTAGAAATGCAGGCCTAGAAGTGCCAATTTTAGTTTTGGCTGAAGTTTTGCCTGCTCAATATCAGTCAATTTTGGCAGGAGATTTAATTCAAACTGCTGCTAGTCGAGAAACTTTATTTGCTTTAAATAAATTTGCTGCTAAAAATAATAAAAAAATAAAAATCCATTTAAAATGTGATACGGGAATGGGAAGGATTGGTTTTCTACCAGAGGAATTATTTGAAGTTTATAAGTTAGCTCTGAGTTTAGATAATCTTAAACTAGAAGGTATTTTTAGCCATTTAGCTCGAGCAGATGAAACTGAGAAAGAGTTTTCCAATAAGCAGTTAGCTAGATTTGATTGTGCTTTAAATAAAATTAAGAAATCAAATTTCAAACTGCCTTTAATTCATATTGCTAATAGTGCTGCTGTAATAGATTTAAAAGCAACTTATTTAGATTTAGTTAGACCAGGTATTATTTTATATGGTCTTTTACCTTCAGCAGAGCTAAAAGAAGAATCTTTTTTAGAGCCGATTTTGGAGTTTAAGACAAAAATTGTTCAGCTGAGAGAATTACCGCCAGCTTCTACAATTAGTTATGGCTCTACTTACAAAACTGAAGCTTCAGAAAAATTAGCAGTGCTTCCAATTGGTTATAAAGATGGTTATCCTAGATTATTATCTAATCAGGGTGAAGTCTTAATTAGAGGCCAGAGAGCTCCAATTAGAGGTAAAGTTTGTATGGGTCAAACTATTGTTAGCGTAGAAGAGATAGAAAATGCAGCAATTGGAGATGAAGTTGTACTAATTGGGAAGCAAGGTACAGCAGAAATAACTGCTGCTGAAATTGCAAAGCTTGCTTCCACTATTAGTTATGAAATAGTTTGTAATCTTGACCGGAATTTAAAGAAA
- a CDS encoding DUF1667 domain-containing protein, translated as MLEKQTITCVACPKGCEVTVEHDGEEIINIMGNACPQGADYAKEEIVAPTRILPTTVKVKGGALPLCPVKTTKQIPLENMDQAMAIIGSKEIEAPLKMGDVIIENILDTGADVVATRDLPKKI; from the coding sequence ATGCTTGAAAAACAAACTATTACCTGTGTTGCTTGTCCAAAAGGATGTGAAGTAACAGTTGAGCATGATGGTGAAGAAATAATAAATATAATGGGTAATGCCTGTCCTCAAGGAGCTGACTATGCAAAAGAAGAAATAGTTGCTCCAACTAGAATTTTACCAACAACAGTTAAAGTCAAAGGTGGAGCTTTACCACTTTGTCCAGTCAAAACTACAAAGCAAATTCCTTTAGAAAATATGGATCAGGCGATGGCAATTATTGGCTCCAAAGAAATAGAAGCACCTTTGAAGATGGGAGATGTGATTATCGAAAATATTTTAGATACAGGGGCAGATGTAGTTGCTACTAGAGATTTACCTAAAAAAATATAA
- the dhaM gene encoding dihydroxyacetone kinase phosphoryl donor subunit DhaM: MVNIILVSHVKEIAEGTKRLAEQMNQNQVKITAIGGTTDGEIGTSPDLIEEAVAEANKEDGTIILADLGSAVMSVNMVLDWLDEAEREKIVLADAPFVEGAVVAAVEAGMGNKMEEILESIQAVEMIKKK, translated from the coding sequence ATGGTAAATATAATTTTAGTTTCACATGTTAAAGAAATTGCTGAAGGTACTAAAAGACTAGCAGAACAAATGAATCAAAATCAAGTTAAAATAACTGCTATTGGTGGAACTACAGATGGAGAAATAGGTACAAGTCCAGATTTGATTGAAGAAGCTGTAGCAGAAGCTAATAAAGAGGATGGAACTATAATTTTAGCTGATTTAGGTAGTGCAGTAATGAGTGTGAATATGGTTTTAGACTGGTTAGATGAAGCAGAAAGAGAAAAAATTGTTTTAGCAGATGCACCATTTGTAGAAGGTGCTGTAGTTGCTGCTGTTGAAGCTGGAATGGGTAATAAAATGGAAGAGATCTTAGAATCAATCCAGGCTGTAGAAATGATAAAAAAGAAATAA
- the dhaL gene encoding dihydroxyacetone kinase subunit DhaL, giving the protein MVEKTKEIINKMADLIIENKKYLTELDSAIGDGDHGINMTKGFKKVKEKLAAKDYENNKELIKTVAMTLISTVGGASGPLYGTAFLNISKIIPDADFDLDSLIEIGEEAVAGVQKRGKAEQGEKTMLDTMIPAVNSLKESKEQDHDLETALKKAKASAEEGMKATIEMQATKGRASYLGERSIGHQDPGATSTYLIIKTVVDELY; this is encoded by the coding sequence GTGGTAGAAAAAACTAAAGAGATTATAAATAAAATGGCAGATCTAATTATTGAAAATAAAAAATATTTAACTGAGTTAGATTCTGCTATTGGTGATGGAGATCACGGAATTAATATGACTAAAGGTTTTAAAAAAGTTAAGGAAAAGTTAGCTGCTAAAGATTATGAAAATAATAAAGAATTGATAAAAACTGTGGCTATGACCTTGATTTCAACTGTTGGTGGAGCTTCTGGCCCACTTTATGGAACAGCCTTTTTAAATATAAGTAAAATTATACCAGATGCTGATTTTGATTTAGATTCTTTAATCGAGATTGGAGAAGAAGCAGTAGCAGGTGTCCAAAAAAGAGGTAAAGCAGAACAGGGAGAAAAAACAATGTTAGATACTATGATCCCAGCTGTTAATTCACTTAAGGAAAGTAAAGAACAGGATCATGATTTAGAAACTGCTTTAAAAAAGGCTAAAGCAAGTGCAGAAGAGGGAATGAAAGCCACCATTGAGATGCAGGCAACTAAAGGAAGAGCAAGCTATTTAGGTGAAAGAAGTATTGGACATCAGGATCCAGGTGCTACTTCTACTTATTTAATAATTAAAACTGTTGTAGATGAATTGTATTAA
- a CDS encoding peptidyl-prolyl cis-trans isomerase, whose protein sequence is MNFKRNILVITGIIMLILAVPAAAQDIQEVNETVTEADQEIAAYVNSEEISMQELEQFAGVRNILMQILQTNQEFGSVMLQTEAGQQVVDEFQKLKLEQLITNKLMVQEAKSRKLKVSDEEMNKIFDQQIQALKQQNQLSEEQLEAAIQKQGFESMKEYKELFFENNMNGFLINKLREEVVNKVKVSEEEVKDYYQNNKKQFESEAEKKVSHILFDDQAKAEKVLAEIKAGADFAEMAKKHSTGPTADKGGNLGYVSANERGLDQTFRDAAMKLEVGEITNEPVKTQFGFHLIKVTDYREAGVRDFEEVKAQIESNLKNKKKSQAFQDFVENLREKAEIDIKL, encoded by the coding sequence ATGAATTTTAAAAGAAATATTCTAGTTATTACAGGTATTATAATGTTAATTTTAGCAGTGCCAGCAGCTGCCCAAGATATTCAAGAAGTAAATGAAACAGTAACTGAAGCAGATCAGGAAATAGCTGCTTATGTTAACAGTGAAGAAATTTCTATGCAAGAATTAGAGCAATTTGCAGGAGTAAGAAATATTTTGATGCAAATTTTACAAACAAACCAAGAATTTGGTTCTGTTATGCTGCAGACTGAAGCAGGTCAACAAGTTGTAGATGAATTTCAGAAATTAAAGCTTGAACAGTTGATAACTAATAAATTAATGGTTCAAGAAGCTAAAAGTAGAAAGCTTAAAGTAAGTGATGAAGAAATGAATAAGATTTTTGACCAACAAATTCAGGCTTTAAAACAGCAAAATCAATTAAGTGAAGAGCAGTTAGAAGCAGCGATTCAGAAGCAAGGTTTTGAATCTATGAAAGAATATAAAGAGCTGTTTTTTGAAAATAATATGAATGGTTTTTTAATTAATAAATTAAGAGAAGAAGTAGTTAATAAAGTTAAAGTAAGTGAAGAAGAGGTAAAAGATTATTATCAAAATAATAAAAAGCAATTTGAAAGTGAAGCTGAGAAAAAAGTAAGTCATATTTTATTTGATGATCAAGCAAAAGCAGAAAAAGTATTAGCAGAAATTAAAGCAGGTGCTGACTTTGCTGAAATGGCTAAAAAACATTCTACAGGACCAACTGCTGATAAAGGTGGAAATTTAGGTTATGTTTCAGCAAATGAGAGAGGTTTAGATCAGACCTTTAGAGATGCGGCTATGAAACTTGAGGTTGGAGAAATAACTAATGAGCCAGTTAAAACTCAATTTGGTTTTCATTTAATTAAGGTTACTGATTATCGAGAAGCAGGAGTAAGAGATTTTGAAGAAGTTAAAGCACAGATTGAAAGCAATTTAAAAAATAAGAAAAAGAGTCAGGCTTTTCAAGATTTTGTTGAAAACTTGCGAGAAAAAGCTGAAATAGATATTAAACTTTAA